The proteins below are encoded in one region of Silene latifolia isolate original U9 population chromosome 2, ASM4854445v1, whole genome shotgun sequence:
- the LOC141641057 gene encoding uncharacterized protein LOC141641057 translates to MSNKVLGFEFMKEMYKEDPDFSKEWITHTEGGLAQGKRYVLQGGFLFHGNKLCVLKGSYRDLLIREVHSGGLGGHFGVQKTLEILQDQFYWPRMIGPYTPLPVPDKPWEDVSLDFIVALPRTQRSKDSIMVVVDRFTKMSHFIACKKPEDAASVAELYLKEIGTMYCSTAIGHSPFEIVYGVNPLMPLDLSSVPREEFNPDAKKIAEQLLKLHETAIKQIERSNELYKKQSKKPRKKKEFEAGDLLWLHLRKERFP, encoded by the exons ATGAGCAACAAGGTACTTGGGTTTGAATTCATGAAGGAGATGTATAAGGAGGATCCTGATTTCTCTAAGGAGTGGATTACTCACACAGAGGGAGGACTAGCTCAGGGAAAGAGATATGTGCTGCAAGGAGGCTTCCTGTTCCATGGTAACAAGCTGTGTGTGCTAAAGGGATCCTACAGAGATTTGCTGATCAGAGAAGTCCATTCAGGAGGACTAGGGGGTCATTTTGGGGTCCAGAAAACCCTGGAAATCTTACAGGATCAGTTTTACTGGCCCAGGATGATAG GACCATACACTCCACTGCCTGTCCCTGATAAACCTTGGGAAGATGTGAGCCTTGATTTCATTGTGGCCCTGCCTAGAACACAGAGAAGCAAGGActcaatcatggtggttgtggacaGGTTCACTAAGATGTCTCACTTTATAGCCTGCAAGAAACCTGAGGATGCTGCCAGTGTTGCTGAGTTATATCTCAAGGAAATT GGCACCATGTACTGCTCTACTGCTATTGGTCACAGTCcttttgagatagtctatggggttAATCCACTTATGCCCTTGGACTTGTCTTCTGTCCCAAGGGAAGAATTTAATCCTGATGCCAAGAAAATAGCTGAACAACTACTAAAGTTGCATGAGACTGCGATAAAACAAATTGAGAGGTCCAATGAGCTATACAAGAAACAATCCAAGAAGCCtagaaagaagaaggaatttgAGGCAGGAGATCTGCTCTGGCTACACCTCAGGAAAGAAAGGTTCCCATAA